The Mesorhizobium sp. M1D.F.Ca.ET.043.01.1.1 genome contains a region encoding:
- the nusB gene encoding transcription antitermination factor NusB: MDVAGSGVFETTAEYEAFRLGKEVDGALYREADAQWFRAILTGVVENQKTIDPVIRQALTDDWPLSRLDSTLRAILRAGVYELMKREDVPVAVIVSEYVDIAKAFYEEDEPKLVNAVLDRVSRRVRGEGRGKDAS, encoded by the coding sequence ATGGATGTGGCCGGCAGCGGCGTCTTCGAGACGACCGCCGAATACGAAGCCTTCCGCCTTGGCAAGGAAGTCGATGGCGCGCTCTATCGCGAAGCGGATGCGCAGTGGTTCCGCGCCATCCTGACTGGCGTCGTCGAGAACCAGAAGACCATCGATCCTGTCATTCGCCAGGCGCTCACCGACGACTGGCCGCTGTCGCGGCTGGATTCGACGCTGCGCGCCATCCTGCGCGCCGGCGTCTATGAATTGATGAAGCGCGAGGACGTGCCGGTGGCCGTCATCGTCTCGGAATATGTCGATATCGCCAAGGCTTTCTACGAGGAGGATGAGCCGAAGCTGGTGAACGCCGTGCTCGATCGCGTGTCGCGCCGTGTGCGTGGCGAAGGTCGCGGCAAGGACGCGTCGTGA
- the ribH gene encoding 6,7-dimethyl-8-ribityllumazine synthase: MAGTSQHGKAFIRPKAKAHLLIVEARFHDDLADALLEGATGALDEAGATYDVVTVPGSLEIPAVITFALDGAAEGGTHYDGFVALGTIVRGDTYHFDIVANESSRALMDLSVQEAIAIGNGILTTENDAQAWTRARRTEGDKGGFAARAALTMIALKEKFGAQS; encoded by the coding sequence ATGGCAGGCACATCCCAACACGGCAAAGCGTTCATTCGTCCGAAGGCGAAGGCGCATCTGCTTATTGTCGAGGCGCGTTTCCACGACGACCTCGCCGACGCGCTGCTCGAAGGCGCGACCGGCGCGCTGGACGAAGCTGGCGCCACCTATGACGTCGTCACCGTTCCAGGCTCGCTCGAAATACCGGCCGTCATCACCTTCGCGCTGGACGGCGCCGCTGAAGGCGGCACGCATTATGACGGCTTCGTCGCGCTCGGCACCATCGTCCGCGGCGACACCTATCATTTCGACATCGTCGCCAATGAATCGAGCCGCGCGCTGATGGACCTTTCCGTGCAGGAAGCGATCGCGATCGGCAACGGCATCCTGACCACCGAGAACGACGCGCAGGCATGGACGCGCGCCCGTCGGACTGAAGGCGACAAGGGCGGTTTCGCAGCGCGCGCGGCGCTGACGATGATCGCGCTCAAAGAGAAATTCGGAGCCCAATCGTGA
- a CDS encoding riboflavin synthase has product MFTGIVTDVGTVANVKPLSEGVGLRIDTAYDPETIAIGASISCGGVCLTVTALPEQGSNARWFEVEAWEEALRLTNASSWKSGTRINLERALKIGDELGGHIVSGHVDGTAEIVERKEEGDAVRFTLEAPRHLAKFIAPKGSVALDGTSLTVNKVEGTRFDVLLIQHSLSVTTWGERKAGDRVNIEIDTMARYAARLAEAAKEGL; this is encoded by the coding sequence ATGTTCACTGGAATTGTCACGGATGTTGGCACTGTCGCTAATGTGAAGCCGCTCAGCGAAGGCGTGGGTCTGCGCATCGACACCGCCTACGATCCCGAAACCATCGCCATCGGCGCCTCGATCTCCTGCGGCGGCGTCTGCCTGACTGTGACGGCGTTGCCCGAGCAGGGCTCGAACGCCCGCTGGTTCGAGGTTGAAGCCTGGGAAGAAGCGCTGAGGCTCACCAACGCGTCGAGCTGGAAGTCGGGCACCCGGATAAACCTCGAACGGGCGCTGAAGATCGGCGACGAGCTCGGCGGCCACATCGTCTCCGGTCATGTCGACGGCACCGCCGAGATCGTCGAGCGCAAGGAAGAGGGCGATGCCGTGCGCTTCACGCTTGAAGCGCCGCGGCATCTGGCGAAATTCATAGCGCCGAAAGGCTCGGTCGCGCTCGACGGCACTTCCCTCACCGTCAACAAGGTCGAAGGCACGCGCTTCGACGTGCTTTTGATCCAGCATTCGCTGAGCGTCACCACTTGGGGTGAGCGCAAGGCCGGCGACCGCGTCAATATCGAGATCGACACCATGGCGCGCTACGCCGCGCGCCTGGCGGAGGCGGCGAAGGAAGGACTGTGA
- the ribD gene encoding bifunctional diaminohydroxyphosphoribosylaminopyrimidine deaminase/5-amino-6-(5-phosphoribosylamino)uracil reductase RibD, giving the protein MAKPQPSEADQAVLDRRFMAAAIRLSRRNAGRTSTNPSVGTIIVRDDGAGPMIIGTGVTAVGGRPHAETEALAEAGELARGATAYVTLEPCAHHGRTPPCANALVNAGIARVVGAASDPDPRVCGKGYAILRAAGIEVVDKVLAAEAAEQMAGYLIRSLKKRPEVILKLALSSDGKIGRKGAGQVAITGEIARREVYMMRAEADAILVGIGTALEDDPALTVRLPGLENRSPARIILDRQIRLPETSKLVSGVDRVPLYVAACLEADPHRRATLERAGVRFIGTETYGGVVALPELLEDLAALGMASVLVEGGAQVGKAFLDEELVDRIVLFQGPDAIGEGGIASPIDADHIPAGFRKLREMRFGEDSYAEWVRP; this is encoded by the coding sequence ATGGCCAAACCTCAACCGAGCGAGGCCGATCAAGCGGTCCTTGACCGCCGTTTCATGGCGGCGGCCATCAGGCTGTCGCGCCGCAACGCCGGCCGCACCTCGACCAATCCTTCCGTCGGCACCATCATCGTGCGCGACGACGGCGCCGGCCCGATGATCATCGGTACCGGTGTGACTGCCGTCGGCGGCCGGCCGCATGCCGAGACCGAGGCGCTGGCCGAGGCGGGCGAGCTTGCGCGCGGCGCCACCGCCTACGTCACGCTGGAGCCTTGCGCCCATCACGGCCGCACGCCGCCCTGCGCCAACGCGCTGGTCAATGCGGGCATCGCGCGCGTCGTGGGCGCGGCGAGCGACCCGGATCCGCGCGTCTGCGGCAAGGGCTATGCCATCCTGCGCGCCGCCGGCATCGAGGTGGTGGACAAAGTGCTCGCCGCCGAAGCTGCCGAGCAGATGGCCGGCTATTTGATTCGATCGTTGAAGAAACGCCCGGAAGTCATCCTGAAGCTTGCGCTATCGAGTGACGGCAAGATCGGCAGGAAAGGCGCCGGGCAGGTCGCCATCACCGGCGAGATCGCCAGGCGCGAAGTCTATATGATGCGCGCCGAGGCCGATGCCATCCTGGTCGGCATCGGCACCGCGCTGGAGGACGACCCGGCGCTGACCGTGCGCCTGCCTGGGCTGGAGAACCGCTCGCCGGCGCGCATCATTCTCGATCGCCAGATCCGGCTGCCGGAGACCTCGAAGCTGGTATCCGGCGTCGACCGCGTTCCGCTCTATGTCGCGGCTTGCCTCGAGGCCGATCCGCATCGGCGGGCAACTCTAGAACGCGCCGGCGTGCGCTTCATCGGCACCGAGACATATGGGGGCGTTGTCGCTTTGCCGGAATTGCTGGAGGATCTGGCAGCGCTAGGCATGGCAAGCGTGCTGGTCGAAGGTGGCGCCCAGGTCGGCAAAGCCTTCCTGGATGAGGAGCTGGTCGACCGCATCGTCCTGTTCCAGGGCCCGGATGCGATCGGCGAGGGCGGCATTGCATCGCCCATCGATGCCGACCATATCCCGGCCGGGTTCCGCAAACTGCGCGAGATGCGCTTCGGCGAAGACAGCTACGCCGAGTGGGTACGACCATGA
- the nrdR gene encoding transcriptional regulator NrdR translates to MRCPYCQSEDTQVKDSRPAEDGAAIRRRRVCPDCGGRFTTFERVQLRDLVVIKKSGRKVPFDRDKLLRSVEIAVRKRNVDPERIDRAVTGIVRQLESSGETEVASGEVGRLVMEALKSLDDVAYVRFASVYRNFREAKDFHELLGELKGDEEKSEEDAG, encoded by the coding sequence ATGCGCTGCCCCTATTGCCAGTCCGAAGATACGCAGGTGAAGGATTCGCGTCCCGCCGAGGATGGCGCGGCGATCCGCCGGCGCCGCGTCTGTCCGGACTGCGGCGGCCGCTTCACCACCTTCGAACGGGTGCAGCTTCGCGACCTCGTCGTCATCAAGAAGTCGGGCCGCAAGGTGCCGTTCGATCGCGACAAGCTTTTGCGCTCGGTCGAGATCGCAGTGCGCAAGCGCAATGTCGATCCCGAGCGCATCGACCGCGCGGTGACCGGCATCGTGCGGCAGCTCGAAAGCTCCGGCGAGACGGAAGTGGCCTCGGGCGAGGTCGGCCGCCTGGTCATGGAGGCGCTGAAATCGCTCGACGACGTCGCCTATGTCCGCTTCGCCTCGGTCTATCGCAATTTCCGCGAGGCCAAGGATTTTCATGAGTTGCTGGGCGAGCTGAAGGGCGACGAGGAAAAGAGCGAAGAGGACGCCGGCTGA
- a CDS encoding GlpM family protein, translating to MDIVWKGAVGGLVTALIVWASKRGNVLPGILPLAPTFAVIALLAVGSKGNMPGFREACLAGVKTIPAYLAFLGACWLFVDRVDYRLAVLGGIAVWLLAALAIFLAPRYL from the coding sequence ATGGATATTGTCTGGAAGGGCGCGGTCGGCGGTTTGGTCACGGCGTTGATCGTCTGGGCTTCCAAACGCGGCAACGTGCTGCCCGGCATCCTGCCGCTGGCGCCGACCTTTGCGGTGATCGCGCTGCTCGCCGTTGGCTCCAAAGGCAACATGCCTGGTTTTCGCGAGGCCTGCCTTGCCGGCGTCAAGACGATCCCGGCCTATCTCGCCTTCCTCGGTGCCTGCTGGCTGTTCGTCGACAGGGTCGACTACCGGCTGGCCGTCTTGGGCGGCATCGCCGTGTGGCTGCTGGCGGCGCTGGCAATCTTCCTCGCGCCTCGCTATCTCTGA
- the glyA gene encoding serine hydroxymethyltransferase yields MSDAAVASSKFESFFETTLADADPEIFGAIRNELGRQRHEIELIASENIVSRAVLEAQGSIMTNKYAEGYPGKRYYGGCQFVDVAEELAIERAKKLFGCNFANVQPNSGSQMNQAVFLALLQPGDTFMGLDLNSGGHLTHGSPVNMSGKWFKVVSYGVRKDDHLLDLDAIEKTAHETKPKLILAGGTAYSRIWDWKRFREIADSIGAYLMVDMAHIAGLVAGGMHPSPLPHAHVVTTTTHKSLRGPRGGMILCNDEEIAKKMNSAVFPGLQGGPLMHVIAAKAVALGEALKPSFKAYAESIVANAKALASSLQETGLDIVSGGTDNHLMLVDLRPKNATGKRAEAALGRANITCNKNGIPFDPEKPFVTSGVRLGTPAGTTRGFGQAEFREIGKLIAEVLDGLKVANSDEGNAAVEAAVKAKVTALTDRFPLYPYLG; encoded by the coding sequence ATGTCAGATGCAGCGGTAGCCTCCAGCAAATTCGAATCCTTTTTCGAGACCACGCTTGCCGACGCCGATCCGGAAATTTTCGGCGCCATCCGCAACGAGCTTGGCCGCCAGCGCCACGAGATCGAGCTGATCGCCTCGGAAAACATCGTGTCCCGCGCCGTGCTCGAAGCGCAGGGGTCGATCATGACCAACAAATATGCCGAGGGTTATCCGGGCAAGCGCTACTATGGCGGCTGCCAGTTCGTCGACGTGGCCGAGGAACTGGCCATCGAGCGCGCCAAGAAGCTCTTCGGCTGCAACTTCGCCAACGTCCAGCCGAACTCCGGCAGCCAGATGAACCAGGCCGTGTTCCTGGCGCTCTTGCAGCCCGGCGACACCTTCATGGGCCTCGACTTGAATTCCGGCGGCCATCTGACCCACGGCTCGCCGGTCAACATGAGCGGCAAGTGGTTCAAGGTCGTCTCCTACGGCGTGCGCAAGGACGACCACCTGCTCGACTTGGACGCGATCGAGAAGACGGCACATGAGACCAAGCCGAAGCTGATCCTGGCCGGCGGCACCGCTTATTCGCGCATCTGGGACTGGAAGCGTTTCCGCGAGATCGCCGATTCGATCGGCGCCTATCTGATGGTCGACATGGCCCACATCGCCGGTCTCGTCGCCGGCGGCATGCACCCGTCGCCGCTGCCCCACGCCCATGTCGTGACCACGACCACGCACAAGTCGCTGCGCGGCCCGCGCGGCGGCATGATCCTGTGCAACGACGAGGAGATCGCCAAGAAGATGAACTCGGCGGTCTTCCCGGGACTTCAGGGCGGCCCGCTGATGCATGTCATCGCCGCCAAGGCGGTGGCGCTCGGCGAGGCGCTGAAGCCGAGCTTCAAGGCCTACGCCGAAAGCATCGTCGCCAACGCCAAGGCGCTGGCCTCCAGCCTGCAGGAAACCGGCCTCGACATCGTCTCGGGCGGCACCGACAACCATCTGATGCTGGTCGACCTGCGTCCGAAGAATGCCACCGGCAAGCGCGCCGAGGCGGCGCTCGGCCGCGCCAACATCACCTGCAACAAGAACGGCATCCCCTTCGATCCGGAAAAGCCCTTCGTCACCTCCGGTGTCCGCCTCGGCACGCCCGCCGGCACCACGCGCGGCTTCGGCCAGGCCGAGTTCCGCGAGATCGGCAAGCTGATCGCCGAGGTGCTGGACGGGCTGAAGGTGGCGAATTCCGACGAAGGCAATGCCGCTGTCGAGGCCGCGGTCAAGGCCAAGGTCACGGCGCTGACCGATCGCTTCCCGCTCTACCCCTATCTCGGTTGA